GACCTCGAAACGGTTCTCAAGTCGGTAGAAAGTGGCGCCGCCGGCAGTTGGTCACTGACCAATCTGGGGCCTCGAATCATTGAAAATAATTTTGATCCTGGATTTTTTGTTGAACATTTTATCAAGGACATGGGAATTGCACTTGAGGAATGTCACCGGCTGGGTCTGGCTTTGCCAGGTCTGGCACTGGGACACCAGTTGTATCACGCAGTTCAGGCTCAGGGTTATGGGCGTGAGGGAACGCATGCACTGGAACTTGCCCTGGCACAGATGTCGGGGATCGACTGGAAGCAGCGTTGAATTGTCAGAACTGACGGTAAACCTTAGGCTTCGCCATTGGGACTGTCCTCAGTGATGGTCAGGGCAGCGACTTATACCGCTGTGGGTCCCATATTGTCGTTGCTTATGTTGATCGCAGTAACGAAACAGTAAAGACAGTGTTGTTGGCGATTCAGTATTCTGTTGTTCACAACTGATTCAGGTGTGTTATGTCGCGTCGAGGTGAGTGGTTTTCAGGAGTGACCGTGGCAATTGTTACGCCAATGAACATGGACGGTTCGCTCAACGAAGCAATGCTGCGGGAGTTGGTCGATTTTCACATTGAGGCAGGTACGGACTGCATCGCCCCGGTTGGGACCACGGGAGAAAGTCCAACGCTGTCTCATGATGAACATGAACGTGTGATCCGCGTGGTGTGTGATCAGGCCGCGGGCCGGATTCGTGTCATGGCTGGAACCGGATCCAACAGTACCACTGAGGCCGTTCGGCTTACCCGAGCTGCCAAAGAAGCGGGTGTAGACGGATCGCTTCAGGTGGCTCCTTATTATAACAAGCCTACGCAGGAAGGTTTCATTGAACACTACCGAACGATTGCTGACACCGTCGACCTTCCATTGATTTTGTATAATATACCAGGTCGTACGGCGAAAAATATTGAAGCAGAAACCATATGCCGGATTGCCGACGCCTGTCCTCGTGTGGTGGCAGTGAAGGAATCCACCGGTGACATGGATCAGGCTTCGCAGATCTTATCCGGATCTGACCTTACACTGCTGTCCGGTGATGACAGTCTGACGCTTCCGCTTCTGGCATTAGGCGGGAGCGGCGTGGTGTCTGTGGCGGCTAATGTCGTGCCGGCTGACGTCAAAAATATGGTCAGTTCCTGGACTCGGGGCGACATACAGCAGGCCGTGGAATGGCACTACCGGTTGTTTCCGCTTTGTCGCGACATGCTTGGTCTGTCTACCAATCCGATTCCGGTGAAGGCGGCAATGAAGATGACAGGACGTGACTGCGGCGGAGTTCGGTTGCCCCTGTATGAGCTCAGCGAAGATCAACGGTCAGCGTTACGCAGCACACTGACTGGATACGGGCTGAAAGTGTCTTAGAGTTATGTAAAGATATGTGCGTGCGTGGTGTACGCACATTGGCAAGCGGTCGACGGAATCGCCGGCCTGCAAGGAAACCGTTACTCGAAATGCGTCAGATGCACAGTTTTTTTGGGAAGAAACGGCAGAGCGATTTGTCCTCCCGCGAAAGCATAACACGCTGACGATCCAGGACCAGAAAGTACGATGACACAGCATGATGTGGTGATTCTCGGAGGTGGTCCGGCGGGCAGCACGGCGGCCACGTTGCTGGCAGCACGCGGCCTGGATGTTCTGGTTCTGGAAAAATCCCAGTTCCCCCGCTTCCATATTGGTGAGTCCCTGTTGCCGGGAACCGTTAAAATCTTTGAACGTCTGGGTGTTCACGATCGAATCCGTGCCGCCTTCGTTCATAAGCCTGGCGGTAAGTGGCTGTATGGCTCCCGAGAAGTTGCGGGAGATTTTTCTAAATCGGATCGTAAAGCCAGTTTTACCGCGACTCCGTATTCTTACTTGGTTGAACGTTCTGTCTTTGACGAGATCCTGATCCGGCGGTCCATTGAGGCCGGGGCAGATGTTCGCTTTGGAACTGAAGTGCGAAGCACAATTGTCCGTGACGGGCGCGTTGTAGGTGTCCAGGGAACGGATGAAACCGGCGAGTTCTTTGAAGCTTTCGGTCGACTGGTGATCGATGCTACCGGTTTGCGTTCGCTGATTTCTGCCGGCATGGGGTTGCGAAACATAACAAAGCCTCAGCGAATGGGTATCTATGCTCAGTACTGTGCGCAGCCCGGTCGCGAAGACATTGAATCAGGTTGGTTCATCGGGCAGATGTTTTATGATGGCTGGACCTGGCTTCTCAAACTTTCAGGGAATCGGTATTCAGTTGGAGCCGTAATGACAGTGGATCGATTCCGGAATTCAGGTAAATCTCCGGCCGAGCTGCTCGAACATCTGGTACAGGAAAACGATTTGCTGGCAACCGGAATGGCAGACGGCTACGAGCGGATTTCTGACGTTATGGTTACAGGAAACATGGGCAGTACATCGGAACAATTATGTGGTGAGGGATGGGTCGCTGTAGGCGACGCTGCCTTTTTCATTGATCCGTGCTATTCGTCCGGTGTCCATCTGGCAATGAAGTCGGGTGAGGCGATCGCGGATCTTGTCGCCGGTGCTCCGCGAGAGACTCCGCTGCCGTTGTCGCTGTTTCATCAGTACGAAAAGGATATGCGCCAACATGAAAAATCTGTGCACCGCATGGTTGACGCATTTTATCTCGCCAGTCGCCACACGTCGGTACAGAAAATGGTCACGACGTTCCAGGGAGGTTGGTTGTCTCGTAAATTTGTGACATTTGTTGGAGGCGACTTTAATGCCAATTCGGCTTTTATATCCCGCGTACGACTGTATTCTGAAGCGGTGGGCCGACTTTTTGGCAATGACAGCAATCGACACCCATCGAACCATCCGAGGTATCTTCACTGTGATAAGGATGAATTAGCCACCCGCCCCCGAGATTCAGTTGAAGAGGTGGCTGCGACCGAAGAAGCTTTGACCTGATATTCGCTTACTCTATGTCGTTCCAAGGAAGACACAAATTATGCGTGCTTTGCTATTGCTGATCGTTCCGGTACTGACGTCGGCCGCCGCGATGGGGCATCCCGGTCACGGGTCTACGGATCCAGCCTCCGCAGTTCATTACGTGATCAGCCCGCTTCACGCAGGATGGATGGTGTGGGCCCTGGTCCTGTTCAGCGTGGGCGTAAGGCTTCTGGGGAAATGGTTTCGACGACTTGAACGGAATGTTTTGTGTCGTACTCGGTGATTAAATTGAAACTTTAAACAAAGAATCCGCCGAGAAACTTCAGGAAGCCGGATTCACCGGTTCCTGGCTGGAACCACATCCACATTGTTCGCACAAGCTCGAAACCGGCGAACGCTCCGACTGCGGAAAACACCGAGCCACCTACGACACCCAGTGCAACGCCGGTTCCCCATGGTGCTTCTGCGCCACGCGTGCCGGGGGGCGGAAGAGTTTCAAACCCAACCTGACTCTGCCCGGACTCGAACTCCTCTTCGTCGTCTGCCTCGAAGACATCATCCATATCGTCTTCAAAATCGTCTCCGAATTCATCATCCTGAAACGATTCTTCATCCGCAAATTCTTCGTCTACGGACGAGAATTCCATGTCGGTGTCGGTGGCACCATCGTCGTCGAACATCAGGATACTGGTGTCCGTTCCAGCGTCCTGTTCCTCTGCGTCCAGCAATCCCAGGTCGAATTCTCCGGTGGTGAACGCATCGTCGGATGAATCCTGAAGGCCCAATTCGGCTTCCTTCATATCCATCTGCTGAGTTTCGTCGCCTTGATCTGCTGAGACCGGTGGTACCATCGCCGTCGTGATTCCACTGTCATCGGTCTCAAGTGAAATTCCGCTGCCGTGATCAGCATCCAGTGAGATTCCGCTGTCGCCGGATTCAAGGCTGATCCCGCTGTCGCCAACTTCCAGTGAGATGCCGCTGTCAGCGGCAAAATTGCTGTCAACGCCTTCAAGACTGATTCCGCTGTCGGAAATGTCGAGGCTGATTCCACTATCGTCGTCCGCGGAACCCAGTGTGATTCCACTGTCGGGATCTTTTTTATTGTTACCCGGATCGCCGCCTGCCATCTTAACATCGCTGTCAGAGTCCGACAGGGACGCTTCTGAGTCGTTATCGAACTCCAGCACACTATCATCCGTTTCAGAGGAATCGTTAGACTCGAGTGTGGGTCCTGAATCACCGGTAAGACGTACGTCACTGTCCGAGGCGCTCAAGTCCTCAACACCGTCTTCGTCAAACAATGAAGAATGA
This Fuerstiella sp. DNA region includes the following protein-coding sequences:
- a CDS encoding helix-turn-helix domain-containing protein is translated as MAKKYLTLEEAAKRLGITPVELSTEREAGVIRGFANRGSWKFRQEDIDEFARTRETDSSPEIPLDAIETEKDAEADLLDASDSDVKLYSHSSLFDEDGVEDLSASDSDVRLTGDSGPTLESNDSSETDDSVLEFDNDSEASLSDSDSDVKMAGGDPGNNKKDPDSGITLGSADDDSGISLDISDSGISLEGVDSNFAADSGISLEVGDSGISLESGDSGISLDADHGSGISLETDDSGITTAMVPPVSADQGDETQQMDMKEAELGLQDSSDDAFTTGEFDLGLLDAEEQDAGTDTSILMFDDDGATDTDMEFSSVDEEFADEESFQDDEFGDDFEDDMDDVFEADDEEEFESGQSQVGFETLPPPGTRGAEAPWGTGVALGVVGGSVFSAVGAFAGFELVRTMWMWFQPGTGESGFLKFLGGFFV
- a CDS encoding NAD(P)/FAD-dependent oxidoreductase, which translates into the protein MTQHDVVILGGGPAGSTAATLLAARGLDVLVLEKSQFPRFHIGESLLPGTVKIFERLGVHDRIRAAFVHKPGGKWLYGSREVAGDFSKSDRKASFTATPYSYLVERSVFDEILIRRSIEAGADVRFGTEVRSTIVRDGRVVGVQGTDETGEFFEAFGRLVIDATGLRSLISAGMGLRNITKPQRMGIYAQYCAQPGREDIESGWFIGQMFYDGWTWLLKLSGNRYSVGAVMTVDRFRNSGKSPAELLEHLVQENDLLATGMADGYERISDVMVTGNMGSTSEQLCGEGWVAVGDAAFFIDPCYSSGVHLAMKSGEAIADLVAGAPRETPLPLSLFHQYEKDMRQHEKSVHRMVDAFYLASRHTSVQKMVTTFQGGWLSRKFVTFVGGDFNANSAFISRVRLYSEAVGRLFGNDSNRHPSNHPRYLHCDKDELATRPRDSVEEVAATEEALT
- the dapA gene encoding 4-hydroxy-tetrahydrodipicolinate synthase → MAIVTPMNMDGSLNEAMLRELVDFHIEAGTDCIAPVGTTGESPTLSHDEHERVIRVVCDQAAGRIRVMAGTGSNSTTEAVRLTRAAKEAGVDGSLQVAPYYNKPTQEGFIEHYRTIADTVDLPLILYNIPGRTAKNIEAETICRIADACPRVVAVKESTGDMDQASQILSGSDLTLLSGDDSLTLPLLALGGSGVVSVAANVVPADVKNMVSSWTRGDIQQAVEWHYRLFPLCRDMLGLSTNPIPVKAAMKMTGRDCGGVRLPLYELSEDQRSALRSTLTGYGLKVS